The DNA sequence ATTCGGAGTTATTGCCGGCCTATTTTTAACTGCATCGAATCTCATGCTTCTCGAGAGTATGACCCACATTGATGCGAGCATGGGATCGACAATCTACCGACTCAACACTTTGGGCGTCGTTGTCCTGGCAGTGTTATTTCTGAATGAGCCATTCCGACTGTATAAGGGACTCGGCATCCTGGCAGGGGTCGTGTCGGTGATCCTGTTGTATCGTCATGACACGGATGCACATATTGACAAACGTACTTTCGCGATCTTCTTTGCCATTGCTGTTGCCGCCTCCCTTTTCAGGGCGCTGTATGGAGTCACTTCCAAGGCCGGGCTATTGGCGGGCGCCGATATCCAACCGATGTTGATGATTGCGGCTTTCTGCTGGATGATCGGCGGCTCCGGTTACGCCCTCCTGCGTGAAAAAAGACTCCGTTTGACCAGAACAAAAGCGATTTATTCGCTGGTATCGGGCATCCTCGTTTTCCTGATTGTCAACTTTCTGCTGCTCGCCATCGAGCATGGCGAGGCCAGCACGGTTATTCCGATCGCCAACATGAGTTTTGTGCTCGCCCTTGTCCTGTCGATATTCCTCGGGATGGAACGATTCACCATGCGCAAACTGGGGGCTATATTGACTGCGGCCTGCTCGATTATCCTGCTGTCGATGACATGATCATAAACGGGGACACATAGTTTATGCACCCCCGGATGCTACCCCGCACAACCCCGGAAAGGAGAGAAAAACAGATGAGAGCACTCTTCCGTCTGGCGTTTCAGGGCATGCCGCTCTTCTCGAAAATAATCTGTCCGCCTATTGTACATATCGAAATCTATGGTCTAATGGAATTGATTGAATAGCCTTTTGGGAGGATACGATGAACCGTATTTTTGTTGCCGTACTTAGCTTGATGGTCTTGACCCTCGTGGCAAGCTGCTCTTCAACAACCCTTACCGCCTCCTGGAAAAACCCTGAATATGGCAAATTCCTGGACAAGGTCTATATCGTTGGTGTTGCCAAGAACAACACGACTCGACGCATCTTCGAAGATTCATTCAAACAGGAATTGGCAAAAACGGGAGTTGCCGGAATCGTCAGCTACAAAAGCATAACAGCCGAAGAAGACAACAAAGACATCATCATGCAGAAGGCTCTCGAAAACAGGGCCGACAGCATCCTTATCTCCCGGATGGTAAAAAAAAGGACTGAAACCGTTGAAACCCCGGGCCGGATTACGACCTACAAAACGGGAGAATACTACCCGTACAACTATTCTCCGCACTATCGTTACTATAATGACTACTATAGCCATCGATACGAAACGATCTACGAGCCACCCACAGTCAGCCGATTCGAGGTTGCGACCATCGAATCAAACATCTATGGTACCGATTCGGGGGAATTGATCTGGTCGGCACAGTTTGAAACGGTTGTCGACGGGAACTTGCAACGGATCATTAACGACTTCATTGCCGTCGTCATCAATGATTTAAAAGCAAAGGCTTTAATCTGATTTACCAAACCCGGATCGCTACCAGCTTTTCATTACAACCAGGAAGAGTCAGGAGCCCGCCGTTCGATAGGAGCGACCTTGACTGGTTGGATGGAGACGCTGTCAGGTGGGGACACTGCCCGAGTTAAGGGAAGTCTCTCCTGAAGAAAGCTTTTTTGATAGTTTCCACTACTCCACCGGGGCCCCATGTAAGACCGCCGAGCGAGTGGATTTCAATCCGGTGTTCAGGTAACGCCAGTGACTGACGGATTGAAATCTGCGCAGGGAGGGAACCTGATCATCAGGCGGGCTTGCCGGGGTGTCTTTCTTTTGCTTCCTTTTCCTAGACAAGTAAGAAAAGGGAGGAGCTCGCCGCGCGATACCG is a window from the Desulfuromonas sp. genome containing:
- a CDS encoding EamA/RhaT family transporter, giving the protein MSSPILYALLSLTFAAMHDVVFKRYAKKDRSRGTYIACIGLIWLLLQLATAYFCGDIDSVSSETILFGVIAGLFLTASNLMLLESMTHIDASMGSTIYRLNTLGVVVLAVLFLNEPFRLYKGLGILAGVVSVILLYRHDTDAHIDKRTFAIFFAIAVAASLFRALYGVTSKAGLLAGADIQPMLMIAAFCWMIGGSGYALLREKRLRLTRTKAIYSLVSGILVFLIVNFLLLAIEHGEASTVIPIANMSFVLALVLSIFLGMERFTMRKLGAILTAACSIILLSMT